Sequence from the Pseudoalteromonas espejiana DSM 9414 genome:
TTATCACTAGCCATGACGGTTTTACCCTTGCTGATTTAGTGAGTTATGAGCACAAACACAATGAGGAAAACGGCGAGCAAAATAGAGATGGGCACAGCGCTAATCACTCAATTAACTGCGGTGTAGAAGGGTTTACTAACGACAGTAAAGTGATTGCACTTAGATTGCAGCAGCAAAAGAACTTTTTACTCACGCTTATACTCTCTAAAGGAGTGCCCATGATTGCCTCTGGTAGTGAAATGGGGCATTCACAAGGGGGCAATAATAACGCCTATTGCCAAAATAACCGTACAAGTTGGCTTGCGTGGAAAGACTCTCAGTTAAATCATTCGTTGACTCGATTTATTGATGATGCGCTTAAAATAAGGCGCGGTCATAGTGCTTTTAAACACAGTGTGTTCTCAGAAGACATTGATGAGCGTTTCACGGTTAAATGGTTTACCGAGCAGGGTATAAAAATGAGTAACGATCATTGGCATGAACCACACAGGCAATTTTTAATGTATAGCTTGTTGGATAAGCAAAATAAATACGCCTTATTGATCATTTTAAATGCGAGTAAAAAAACAGTTTTTTGTAAGTTACCCCCATCGCCAATTGCTGCGCAATGGGAAATGGTTTTATCAAGTGTACATAACGCATCTGTTAGTAGTAAAGGAGATGCAATAGTCGAAATTTCAGCACAAAGTAGCTGGGTTTTTAGTGCCAATTTAGAGGACGAAGGTCATGTCTAAGCAAGACGAAAATGTGTGTGTGGTAAAAGGGTGGCAAGAAGGCCCTGTAATTGATGAAAGCACTTTAAAAGATGATTTAACTCGGCATTTTTACTACAGCTTAGGGCGCGACAAAGTGGGTGAATCTCAGCTTTATTTATACCACGCCTTAGCGCTTACAATTCGCGATAGGTTAGTGGCGCGTTGCAGAGAAACCAACCAACAAATTAAACAAGAAAAACGACGTAAAACAGCGTATTTATCACTTGAATTTTTAATGGGTCGAGCACTGGGTAACGCTGTATTAAATTTAGACTTAGATGAGCAAGTATCATCAGCGCTACAAGAGTATTGCACAAGCATTGAAACTGTCGCAGAAGCAGAGCACGACGCAGGGCTTGGAAATGGAGGCCTGGGCCGTTTAGCTGCTTGCTTTTTAGATAGCTGTGCAAGCCTTGCGCTTCCCGTGGTTGGTTACGGTATTCGCTATGAATACGGCATGTTTAATCAATCATTAAAAAATGGCCACCAAATAGAGCAACCTGATAATTGGCTTCGTGAAGGACACCCTTGGGAGCTTGCTGCGCCTGAACAAGCTAAGCGCGTAAAGTTTTTTGGTCATGTACAAAGTTACACAGATAAACACGGTCGCGAGCATCGTCAATGGATAGGCTGCCAAGATGTATTAGCCGTGCCTTATGATGTGCCAATTCCAGGCTACAAAAACGATATAGTCAATACGCTGCGTTTATGGAAGTCAGAAGCCACAGATGAGTTTAATTTAACCGAATTCAATGCGGGTAGTTACTCAGAAGCCGTTGCACAAAAAAACTTAGCAGAACAAATTACCATGGTGCTGTACCCTAATGACAGCAGTGAAAATGGTAAAGAGCTGCGTCTTCGTCAGCAGTACTTTTTATCATCTGCCAGTATTCAAGATATCGTATCGCAATGGGTGGAGCAGTATGGTGAAGATTTTAGCGATTTTGCCAATCATCACGTATTTCAATTAAACGATACTCACCCAAGTATTGCCGTTGCCGAATTAATGCGTATTTTAGTAGATGACTATGAGCTTGATTGGGACAATGCATGGCAAATTACTACCAGTACTATGGCGTATACAAACCATACGTTACTACCTGAGGCACTAGAGAAATGGTCAGTCCCATTATTTGCTAAATTATTACCTCGCATTTTAGAAATAATTTATGAAATTAACGCACGCTTTTTAGCTCAAGTTGCACAACATTGGCCTGGCGACGCTAACAAACAGCGTACATTGTCTTTAATAGAAGAAGGCGATGTACCGCAAATTCGTATGGCCTATTTAGCTATAGTGGGCAGCTACTCAGTTAATGGTGTAGCAGCGCTGCATACTCAGCTATTAAAAGAAGGCCTATTTAAAGAGTTTTACGCGCTTTGGCCAAACAAATTTAACAACAAAACCAATGGGGTAACCCCAAGACGTTGGTTAGCGCATTGTAACCCTGCACTGAGTCAATTAATTACCGAAAAGATTGGCGATAAATGGATAAGTGACTTTGCGACAATCAGCCAATTACGCCGATACTACGATGACAAAAATTTCCACACGCAATGGCAAGCCGTTAAGCGTGAAAACAAACAGCGTTTAGTTGATTTAGTTAAAGCGCGTTGCGATGTCGATTTTGATGTAAACATGATGTTTGACGTACAAGTAAAACGTATCCATGAATACAAGCGCCAGTTACTGAATGTACTTCATGTTATCCATTTATATGACCGAATACGCCGTGGTGATACACAAAACTTAGTCCCTCGTTGTGTGTTACTTGGTGGTAAGGCAGCCCCAGGTTATTACATGGCTAAAAAAATTATTAAATTAATTAATAACGTTGCAGAGGTTGTTAATAAAGACCCGCTTGCTGCGCCTTATTTACGTGTTGCCTTTTTGCCTAATTACAATGTAACCGCAATGGAAACTATTTGCCCAGCAACCGATTTATCTGAGCAAGTGTCTACCGCAGGTAAAGAAGCGTCTGGTACTGGTAACATGAAGTTTATGATGAATGGCGCTTTGACCATTGGCACATTAGATGGCGCAAACATTGAAATTAGAGATGCAGTCGGGGCTGATAACTTCTTTTTGTTTGGTGCACAAGCGCATGAAATTGACGATATTAAGTCGCGTTACAACCCAACAAATTTAATAGAGCAAAACAGTGATTTAAAAAACGTTATGCAACTTTTAGAAAGTGGGCAATTTAACTTATTTGAGCCCAGTTTATTTGACGATATAGTTAATGCAATCAAAAGCCCTCACGATCCTTGGCTGGTTGCACACGACTTTGAAAGTTACATTAAAGCGCAAAAACAAGTAGAGCTTGCCTATACAGATCAAACTCATTGGACTCAAATGAGTATTTTAAATACCGCAGCAAGTGGAATTTTTTCAAGCGATAGAACCATAAGCCAATACAGTGAAGATATTTGGCACTTAACCCCCCTAACTATTAGTGAAACAGACTTACAAGCAACTAAGAGCCATGCCACTAAGAGCACAGACTAAACGGAGAGAGTATTATGCCTAGTTATGCAAATCGTTACATAAGTAGCTTAACCCGAGATACATATGCGTTAATACTGGCTGGTGGACGCGGCTCACGCTTGCACGAGTTAACAGATTGGCGTGCAAAGCCCGCAGTTTACTTTGGCGGTAAGCACCGCATTATTGATTTTCCGCTATCAAACTGTATTAATTCAGGTGTGAGGCGAGTGGGTATTGCCACTCAATATAAGTCTCATTCACTTATTCGTCATGTTAATCGCGCATGGGGGCACTTTAAAAAGGAGCTGGGAGAGTCTGTAGAGATTTTACCGGCGTCGCAACGTAATGGCGATGAATGGTATTGCGGTACCGCTGATGCCGTATTTCAAAATATGGATATTATTCGTCATGAGTTACCAAAGTACGTGATGATTTTATCAGGGGACCACGTATATCGAATGGATTACGGTGCACTGCTTGCTGAGCACGTACAAAAAGGCGCTGACATGACCGTATGTTGCCTTGAAGTACCCGTTGAGGAGGCGGCAGATACGTTTGGTGTTATGACCGTAGATGAACAAAGCCGCGTGTGTCGTTTTGATGAAAAGCCCGCTATACCAAGTTCAGTACCCG
This genomic interval carries:
- a CDS encoding glycogen/starch/alpha-glucan phosphorylase — translated: MSKQDENVCVVKGWQEGPVIDESTLKDDLTRHFYYSLGRDKVGESQLYLYHALALTIRDRLVARCRETNQQIKQEKRRKTAYLSLEFLMGRALGNAVLNLDLDEQVSSALQEYCTSIETVAEAEHDAGLGNGGLGRLAACFLDSCASLALPVVGYGIRYEYGMFNQSLKNGHQIEQPDNWLREGHPWELAAPEQAKRVKFFGHVQSYTDKHGREHRQWIGCQDVLAVPYDVPIPGYKNDIVNTLRLWKSEATDEFNLTEFNAGSYSEAVAQKNLAEQITMVLYPNDSSENGKELRLRQQYFLSSASIQDIVSQWVEQYGEDFSDFANHHVFQLNDTHPSIAVAELMRILVDDYELDWDNAWQITTSTMAYTNHTLLPEALEKWSVPLFAKLLPRILEIIYEINARFLAQVAQHWPGDANKQRTLSLIEEGDVPQIRMAYLAIVGSYSVNGVAALHTQLLKEGLFKEFYALWPNKFNNKTNGVTPRRWLAHCNPALSQLITEKIGDKWISDFATISQLRRYYDDKNFHTQWQAVKRENKQRLVDLVKARCDVDFDVNMMFDVQVKRIHEYKRQLLNVLHVIHLYDRIRRGDTQNLVPRCVLLGGKAAPGYYMAKKIIKLINNVAEVVNKDPLAAPYLRVAFLPNYNVTAMETICPATDLSEQVSTAGKEASGTGNMKFMMNGALTIGTLDGANIEIRDAVGADNFFLFGAQAHEIDDIKSRYNPTNLIEQNSDLKNVMQLLESGQFNLFEPSLFDDIVNAIKSPHDPWLVAHDFESYIKAQKQVELAYTDQTHWTQMSILNTAASGIFSSDRTISQYSEDIWHLTPLTISETDLQATKSHATKSTD